The sequence CTGGACACCGCCGAAGCCACCGTGCGCCTGGGCCACCGCCTCGGCGTGCCGGTGATCCTCAACCCCGCGCCCGCGCAGAAGCTGCCGAACGACTGGCTCCGGCTCGCCCGCTACGTCACCCCGAATCAGCACGAGCTGGCGATTCTGCTCGGCGCCGACCCCGCGGAAGACTTCCAGATCCTGATGCAACGCGCGCCCTGTCCCGTCGTGCTCACCCGCGGTAGCGAAGGCGCCTGGTACCGCGAACACGGCGAACCGCTGCACCAGCCCGGCTTCAAGGTTGACGTGGTCGACAGCACCGGCGCGGGCGACACTTTCAACGCGGCGCTGGCGGTATTCCTGCACGAAGGCCTGCCGCTGGCGGTGCGCAAGGCCTGTGCCGCGGCGGCGCTGTCGGTGACGAAGCTCGGCGCGCAGGGCGGCATGCCGGACCTGCGTGAACTGGATGCTTTTCTCGCGCAGCAGCGCTGATTGATTACTTGCCGATGCAGAACGAGCCGAAGATCGCGCCGAGCAGATCATCACTGCTGTAGCTGCCGGTGATTTCGCCGAGCGCGTGCTGGGCGGCGCGCAGTTCCTCGGCGGCGAGCTCGCCGGCGCGAGTGGTGGCAAGGATCGCGGCGGTGCGGTCGAGATGCATGCCGACTTGCTGTAGCGCCAGCACGTGGCGGCGTCTTGCGCTGAAGGCGCCTTCGCCGCTGCCGGCGCCGGCGAGTTGCTTGAGGTGGTCGCGCAGGGCGTCGAGGCCGACACCCGTCTTGGCCGAGGCCCACAGCCAGGTGACGCCATTGCGCGATTCATCGTGCGGAGCGAGCTGGTCGCGGTCGATCTTGTTGACCAGCACGATACGTTCGACGCCGGCCGGCAGTGGCGCGAAGAAGGCGAGGTCGGCGTTGGCGTGTTCGGCGTCGGTGACCAGCAGGGCGACGTCGGCGCATTGCAGTTCGCTGTGGGCGCGGCGCACGCCTTCGCGTTCGACTTCGTCTTCCGTCTCGCGCAAACCGGCGGTGTCAGCCAGTTCCAGCGCGATGCCGTCGAGGCTCAGGGATTCGCGCAGCACGTCGCGGGTGGTGCCGGCGATCGGGGTGACGATGGCGCGATCGCTGCCGGCCAGTGCGTTGAGCAGGCTGGACTTGCCGGCGTTGGGGCGGCCCACGATGGCGACCCGGAGGCCGTCGTTGAGGCGCAGGCCGCGTTGTGCTTCGCGCAGGAGTTCGGCGTGTTCGGCGCGCAGCCTTTCCAGTTGCGCGGTGATCGCCGGGTCGGCGAGGAAGTCGATTTCCTCTTCGGGGAAGTCGATCGCCGCCTCGATGTGCACGCGCAGCGCGATCAGCGCTTGCAGCAGCGCGCCGACCTTGCGCGAGAACACGCCTTCCATCGACTGCAGCGCGGCGCGCGCGCCGGCCTGCGAGCGGGCCGCGATCAGGTCGGCGACGGCCTCGGCCTGGGCCAGGTCGAGCTTGCCGTTCAAGAACGCGCGCTCGGTGAATTCGCCGGGGCGCGCCAGCCGCGCGCCGAGCTCGCACACGCGGCGCAGCAGCGCATCGAGCAGCACCGCGCTGCCGTGGCCTTGCAGCTCCAGCACGTGTTCGCCGGTGTAGGAGGCGGGGGCGGGGAAGTACAGCAGCAGACCGCGGTCGATCAGTTCGCCGGCACCATCACGGAACGCGGCGAAGTGGGCGTGGCGCGCTTGCGGCGCGCGG is a genomic window of Rhodanobacter thiooxydans containing:
- the rbsK gene encoding ribokinase, producing the protein MTRTVVVGSINMDLVTQAPRFVGPGETILGERFLTVPGGKGANQAVAAARLGAEVALVGALGRDAFGDQLHAGLAAEHLDLTHVARLDDYASGTASITVADGENQIIVVPAANTRVTPAQVEAARALIERADVVLVQMEIPLDTAEATVRLGHRLGVPVILNPAPAQKLPNDWLRLARYVTPNQHELAILLGADPAEDFQILMQRAPCPVVLTRGSEGAWYREHGEPLHQPGFKVDVVDSTGAGDTFNAALAVFLHEGLPLAVRKACAAAALSVTKLGAQGGMPDLRELDAFLAQQR
- the mnmE gene encoding tRNA uridine-5-carboxymethylaminomethyl(34) synthesis GTPase MnmE: MTEHAADTIAAIASAPGAAGVGVLRVSGPVVPAIAQTLLGRAPQARHAHFAAFRDGAGELIDRGLLLYFPAPASYTGEHVLELQGHGSAVLLDALLRRVCELGARLARPGEFTERAFLNGKLDLAQAEAVADLIAARSQAGARAALQSMEGVFSRKVGALLQALIALRVHIEAAIDFPEEEIDFLADPAITAQLERLRAEHAELLREAQRGLRLNDGLRVAIVGRPNAGKSSLLNALAGSDRAIVTPIAGTTRDVLRESLSLDGIALELADTAGLRETEDEVEREGVRRAHSELQCADVALLVTDAEHANADLAFFAPLPAGVERIVLVNKIDRDQLAPHDESRNGVTWLWASAKTGVGLDALRDHLKQLAGAGSGEGAFSARRRHVLALQQVGMHLDRTAAILATTRAGELAAEELRAAQHALGEITGSYSSDDLLGAIFGSFCIGK